One Deinococcus humi genomic window, CCAAACCGCCTGCACCGTTTACCACTTCGACGCTGCAACAGGCCGCGAGCCGGGCGCTGAAGATGGGGCCGAAACGAACGATGGACGTGGCTCAGCGGCTCTACGAGGGGGGGCGCATCACGTACATGCGGACCGACTCCCCGGCGCTGTCTGAGGAGGCCACAGAGGCCGCCCGTGCGGTGGCGGTGGGGTTGTTCGATGCGGGAAGCATCCCGGCTGCCCCCCGCACCTTCGCAGCGAAAGGGAACGCCCAGGAAGCGCACGAGGCCATCCGGCCTGCGGGCAAGGTCTTTGTCGCGCCTGACCAGACGGGCCTTGCGGGGGAGGAATTGTCGCTCTACCGCCTGATCTTCACTCGGACGGTCGCCAGTCAGATGACGGACCTTCAGGGCAGCAAGACGGTGCTGCACCTGAAAAGCGGTGGTGTGGGACTGCAGGCGTCGGGAAAAGTGGTGCTGGACCCCGGCTTTACCCGGCTCTACCACGATGACACCGACACAAAGGACGAGCAGCAGCTGCCGAACGTCGCCGAGGGCCAGTCCCTCCCCGTCAAGGACGCCAGGGCTGAAGTGAAGAAGACGCCGGCACCGGGGCGCTTCACTGAGGCGTCGCTGATCAAGGCATTGGAGAGTGCGGGGGTGGGGCGGCCCTCCACCTACGCGAACATCATTGAGGTGCTGAAAAACCGGCAGTACACGGCGCTGTCGGGGGGGCAGTTGTATGTGACGTGGCTGGGGCTGGTGGTGGCAGCGTACCTGCAAGACCAGTTTCCGGCGCTGGTGGACCTGGCATTCACAGTCAAAATGGAGAAGGATCTGGACCGGATTGCGGCGGGGGAGTTGAAGCGGGAGGCGTACCTGACCGAGTTCTGGACGAACGGGTTGGCGCAGACCATTCGGGCCGCGCGGCATGGGCCTCCGGCGCTGGTCCTGGGCAAGTTTGCCGGGGTGGTGGTGACGGCGCGTCAGGAGCAGATCGTCATGCTCCGGGATGGCAAGGCGGTACCGCTGGGGCTGGATGTGGTGCCGGACACCCTCACGCCTGAGGTGGTGGAGAGGATTATGGCGGGGCAAACAGTCAGGCCGCGTGAAACTCGCGGGCCTGCGTCATCGGCCAAAGGCAAGGCCCGGAAAAGTCCAGCCAGAAAGAAGAAGGCGTCATAGGCGCTGGCAGGTCCACGGCACACGTTGAGGCATGCAAAAGTGCCAGGGACGTAAGGCAACAGATCACGCTCCTGCTGGGAGCGCGGCACGGAGCCGGGCTAGCCCTGGAGCTGACTGGCCCATGCCACGAGACCCCGCCCGCGCTGCCTGGGAGGCCAACTGGCAGCAGGGACCGCCTTTGACGGCGCTGCAAACTGAGCGTGACCCGGCGGCCCTTCTGGGCGACACGCAGCCCGCTGCAAGCGTTAAAGCGCGTCTGAAAAACGTGCTGGCGAAGGTTTTCCCTGGGCATTGAAAGTGCACGATCGGTCGGAGGTGGTGCGCCCATGACTCGGCCTACGTACCCAAACGATCTCACAGACGCCGAATGGAATGTCCTTCTCCCGCTGCTTCCTCCAGAAGCTGCGGTTGGCCGTCCCCGCAAGTGGTCGCTACGGGAAATCCTGGATGGCATCTCCTACGTCCTCCGCTGTGGGATTGCCTGGCGAGCGATGCCCCACGACTTTCCCCCGTGGCAGACGATCTATCACTACCATCGGTTATGGAGACTTCAGAGCATCTGGGAGGGACTCCACACCATCCTTCGGGAATGGGTGCGTCAGCGTGAGGGCCGCGCAGCGACCCCCAGCGCGGCGATCATCGACAGTCAATCCGTCAAGACCACAGCAGCTGGTGGGCCTCGCGGATACGACGGTGGCAAGAAAGTCAGTGGACGGAAGCGACATCTGCCCGTCGACACCCTGGGACTGGTGATGGCGATCA contains:
- the topA gene encoding type I DNA topoisomerase translates to MKTLVIVESPAKGKKIQGYLGNGYKVKASFGHIRDLPAKKEDIPKKYQGEAWARLGIDVQGGFQPLYIIPADKKAVIAELKKLAGEADEVLLATDGDREGEGIAWHLVRALGLKRNFKRMVFHEITEDAIRKAVQNTRPLDYALVGAQESRRILDRLCGYGVSPALWQSIGSGLSAGRVQSAALAALARRERARMDHVPADYWRVLAQIMPEGEGAQPFTAVVVSIKGQPLAGPKDFGADGQLKADSPALAITGEQAAQTVAFLKERGVKVARVETSAYSTKPPAPFTTSTLQQAASRALKMGPKRTMDVAQRLYEGGRITYMRTDSPALSEEATEAARAVAVGLFDAGSIPAAPRTFAAKGNAQEAHEAIRPAGKVFVAPDQTGLAGEELSLYRLIFTRTVASQMTDLQGSKTVLHLKSGGVGLQASGKVVLDPGFTRLYHDDTDTKDEQQLPNVAEGQSLPVKDARAEVKKTPAPGRFTEASLIKALESAGVGRPSTYANIIEVLKNRQYTALSGGQLYVTWLGLVVAAYLQDQFPALVDLAFTVKMEKDLDRIAAGELKREAYLTEFWTNGLAQTIRAARHGPPALVLGKFAGVVVTARQEQIVMLRDGKAVPLGLDVVPDTLTPEVVERIMAGQTVRPRETRGPASSAKGKARKSPARKKKAS
- a CDS encoding IS5 family transposase, encoding MTRPTYPNDLTDAEWNVLLPLLPPEAAVGRPRKWSLREILDGISYVLRCGIAWRAMPHDFPPWQTIYHYHRLWRLQSIWEGLHTILREWVRQREGRAATPSAAIIDSQSVKTTAAGGPRGYDGGKKVSGRKRHLPVDTLGLVMAIKVHEADIQDRTGAILLLRDLPNVFPRMQHVWADAGYTGKLSRSRIRSRIRDGSSRTTDRDQRSRRPTAPCT